A region of the Thiomicrorhabdus sp. genome:
AGATCGCCAGAAAATAATGTTTTTTGTTCAGGCAACCAGACTACGGCATCACCTGGAAAGTGTGCATCTCCGAAATGTATCAATTCAAACTTAACATCACCAATTGTAAATTTAGCCTTATCACCTGGAAATGGTTTTAATGATGTAACAGGTTTAGTGGATGCAAAAATATCTGTTACTTTTGTCATTTTTTCAACCTGGCCAGCTCCCATTGATAATTGAGTTTTTACTGTTTGTTCTAAGGCATATATCTTGGCACCTTTATCAGAAAAGTATCCATTACCTAACCAACGATGATCCTGACTTCCTGTATTAATTACTGCAATGATGGGTAAATCTGTTACTTTCTTTACTGCTTTCTCAAGGGCCTTAGCTGAAGGAATTCCAGCACCAGAATCTATCAATACAGCTCCCTGTTTAGTCAAAACAAGGCCAATATTATTATTTAATCCTAAATTTTCAGGAGTACGATTTGTTAATGGACCAATATACGCATAGGTCTTATCTGCTACCTTTTTAAAGTCGAACTCCATAGCAAATACTGGTTTAGATAGAACTAGTAGACTAAGAATAAAGACACTAGTGATTGTTTTTAAAAGATTCATAAATTAACTCCAAAATTATATATCCGTATAAGCGGATATATACATATTGTTAGTCTTTTTATGGTAAATTACAAGCTAAATAATCAATTTAATAAAACTTTAATAGAAGTGAATGTGATGAATCTAGAAAACCTAAGCCAAATATTTAAAGCTTTATCCGACCCAATTCGATTACGAATTCTTTACCAATTAATGCAAAAAGAGTCTTTCTGTGTATGTGAAATTGTTGAGATATTAGAAATTAGCCAAAGTACCGTTTCTAGACACTTAGCGTATATGAAAAACTCTGGTTTAGTCAAATCTTGGCGAGAAGGTGTTTGGATGCATTATTCACTGGTAAAAGAGAACAT
Encoded here:
- a CDS encoding MBL fold metallo-hydrolase — protein: MNLLKTITSVFILSLLVLSKPVFAMEFDFKKVADKTYAYIGPLTNRTPENLGLNNNIGLVLTKQGAVLIDSGAGIPSAKALEKAVKKVTDLPIIAVINTGSQDHRWLGNGYFSDKGAKIYALEQTVKTQLSMGAGQVEKMTKVTDIFASTKPVTSLKPFPGDKAKFTIGDVKFELIHFGDAHFPGDAVVWLPEQKTLFSGDLIYVDRMLGVLPFSNVASWQKAFHAAEALPAKVIVPGHGQVCDWDKARKDTGNYLDKLVSVMSAAADEMLGVGQAVEDNKDWPEFKHLEHYDTWHKTILNRTYLQFENGM
- a CDS encoding metalloregulator ArsR/SmtB family transcription factor; the protein is MNLENLSQIFKALSDPIRLRILYQLMQKESFCVCEIVEILEISQSTVSRHLAYMKNSGLVKSWREGVWMHYSLVKENIEIIEMANLKLQLEQCDAIINDIKKIEQGNLICSTK